A region of Betta splendens chromosome 13, fBetSpl5.4, whole genome shotgun sequence DNA encodes the following proteins:
- the slc1a5 gene encoding neutral amino acid transporter B(0): protein MAEKIDMERGKASNGDAHLSDSRAAGLNGPGSSESLPEKVKRIVRANLLVILTVAGVIVGVFIGLGVRNVALTRTQVIYIGFPGELLIRLLKMIIIPLVVCSLVSGAASIDPKALGKLGGWAMLFFLVTTLIASSIGVVMAFIIKPGSVEIQAGNQGPEDDSVPASKEVIDSFLDLIRNIFPSNLVSAAFQSYATSYKMMTRNGTDGNPNITVEKVPFGTDQDGMNILGLVVFAIVFGVALRKLGEEGEILIKFFNSFNEATMVLVSWIMWYAPLGIMFLVAGKIVEMEDVGTLFASLGKYIACCIIGHAIHGLLVLPGIYFIITRKNPYTFLWGIFTALATAFGTSSSSATLPLMMKCVEENNGVSKHISRFILPIGATVNMDGAALFQCVAAVFIAQLNKVSLDFVQVVTILVTATASSVGAAGIPAGGVLTLAIILEAVGLQTKDISLILAVDWLVDRTCTVLNVEGDAFGAGLLQHLVDRQAKKEEGAELSEIRAEGEAPAAAPEHSPLIERRGGNGTKAAPSSEKESVM from the exons ATGGCTGAGAAGATAGACATGGAGCGGGGAAAGGCGTCCAACGGCGACGCGCACCTCTCTGACTCCCGGGCCGCCGGGCTGAACGGCCCGGGGAGCAGCGAGTCCCTGCCGGAGAAGGTGAAGAGGATCGTGAGAGCCAACCTCCTGGTGATCCTCACCGTGGCCGGCGTCATCGTCGGCGTCTTCATCGGACTCGGCGTGCGCAACGTGGCGCTGACCAGGACCCAGGTCATTTACATCGGCTTCCCCGGCGAGCTGCTCATCCGGCTGCTGAAGATGATCATCATCCCCCTGGTGGTGTGCAGCCTGGTGTCCGGGGCGGCCAGCATCGACCCCAAAGCCCTGGGCAAGCTCGGCGGCTGGGCCATGCTCTTCTTCCTGGTCACCACTCTGATCGCCTCGTCCATCGGGGTCGTGATGGCATTCATCATAAAACCCGGCTCGGTGGAGATCCAAGCGGGGAACCAGGGTCCGGAGGATGATAGCGTGCCCGCCTCCAAAGAAGTCATAGACTCCTTTTTAGACTTGATCAG GAACATCTTCCCCTCCAACCTGGTGTCTGCTGCCTTTCAGTCG TATGCCACCAGCTACAAAATGATGACCAGAAATGGAACTGATGGAAACCCCAACATCACTGTGGAGAAG GTGCCGTTTGGAACCGACCAGGACGGCATGAACATCCTGGGCCTGGTGGTGTTCGCCATTGTGTTCGGCGTGGCTTTGCGCAagctgggggaggagggcgaGATCCTCATCAAGTTCTTCAACTCCTTCAACGAGGCCACCATGGTTCTGGTCTCCTGGATCATGTG GTACGCTCCTCTCGGTATCATGTTCCTCGTCGCCGGCAAGATCGTGGAGATGGAGGACGTGGGCACGTTGTTCGCCAGCCTGGGCAAATACATCGCCTGCTGCATCATCGGACACGCCATCCACGGCCTGCTAGTGCTGCCCGGCATCTACTTCATCATCACCAGGAAGAACCCATACACCTTCCTCTGGGGCATCTTCACAGCTCTGGCGACCGCGTTTGGGACCAGCTCCAG CTCCGCCACGCTGCCCCTGATGATGAAGTGCGTGGAGGAGAACAACGGCGTGTCCAAGCACATCAGCCGCTTCATCCTGCCCATCGGCGCCACGGTCAACATGGACGGGGCGGCGCTCTTCCAGTGCGTGGCCGCCGTCTTCATCGCTCAGCTCAACAAGGTCTCGCTGGACTTCGTCCAAGTCGTCACCATCCT tgTGACGGCCACAGCGTCCAGTGTGGGCGCGGCGGGCATCCCTGCTGGCGGGGTGCTGACCCTCGCGATCATCCTGGAGGCCGTCGGGCTTCAGACCAAAGACATTTCCCTCATCTTGGCCGTGGACTGGCTTGT CGATCGTACCTGCACGGTGCTGAACGTGGAGGGCGACGCCTTCGGCGCCGGGCTCCTGCAGCACCTCGTGGACCGCCAGGccaagaaggaggagggggcagaGCTGAGCGAGATCCgggcggagggggaggcgcCGGCCGCCGCGCCCGAGCACTCGCCGCTCATCGAGAGGCGAGGCGGCAACGGCACCAAGGCGGCGCCGTCCAGTGAAAAGGAGTCGGTCATGTGA
- the fkrp gene encoding fukutin-related protein — protein MRISFCQGLLTGAIILNLLILYYVSRAQQQMMDKRKELGRGTRKVASPGSSLGGGLGLFIGAGGETGVAGVEGHGRSPRVTVVLREFEDFENYVGDVATSFLHQRPELPFLAVADALPYPPLVLPEGARLLVLTPSPEQPPQAHRPEFHVQTEFVLLVPDGAELEQPRAVERLIRELEGEGGGPVRLVAAPMLTRSAVQCLHLRVNLREWTATYSPAASGSSGSVCTALQGDAVVLIRTEDLFNLSVPLGRPLFSSLFVQTALRGWKVKLLESPCFSATHRPLFSSAHNQWKADTRLKEATGKLMKSFGLKRLLLPDGKDQWYGCSKETPRCFGTVQDDTPDYLYLDRWTPPCCLRALRETTKYVVNILESSGVRYWLEGGTLLGAVRHQDIIPWDYDVDLGIYLEDVLNCDQLKNLDSGSLVDANGYVWERAVEGDFYRVQYSEANHLHVDLWPFYPRNGVMTKDTWTEHKQDVEFPEHFLQPLVPMPFAGITAYGPNNHRAFLELKFGEGVIENPQYPNPAKKRLDRSRL, from the coding sequence ATGCGTATCAGTTTCTGTCAGGGCCTGTTAACTGGTGCCATCATCCTCAATCTCCTTATACTCTACTACGTGTCCCGAGCCCAGCAGCAAATGATGGACAAGAGGAAGGAGCTTGGCAGAGGCACAAGGAAGGTTGCCTCACCAGGTTCCAGTCTGGGAGGAGGACTCGGGTTATTCATAGGAGCCGGAGGCGAGACTGGAGTGGCTGGAGTGGAGGGACACGGTCGAAGCCCGCGTGTGACTGTTGTTCTTCGAGAGTTCGAGGACTTTGAGAACTACGTGGGGGATGTGGCTACTTCCTTCCTCCACCAAAGACCCGAGCTCCCTTTCTTGGCTGTGGCCGACGCGCTGCCGTACCCTCCCCTGGTGCTCCCAGAGGGTGCTCGGCTCCTGGTGCTCACCCCCAGCCCCGAGCAGCCGCCGCAAGCCCACAGGCCGGAGTTCCACGTCCAGACAGAGTTTGTGCTCCTGGTGCCTGATGGGGCGGAGCTGGAGCAACCTCGGGCTGTCGAGAGGCTGATCCGAGAGTTGGAAGGAGAGGGCGGGGGGCCCGTCAGGCTGGTAGCTGCACCCATGCTGACCCGATCGGCCGTGCAGTGCCTTCACCTGCGGGTGAACCTCAGAGAGTGGACGGCCACATACTCACCGGCCGCATCtgggagcagcgggagcgtgTGCACGGCTCTACAAGGAGATGCAGTCGTCCTAATCCGTACCGAGGACCTTTTCAACCTCTCTGTCCCTTTGGGACGGCCACTCTTCTCCTCGCTCTTTGTCCAGACAGCTTTGAGGGGCTGGAAGGTCAAGCTGCTGGAGAGCCCCTGCTTCTCCGCGACCCACCGTCCCCTCTTCAGCTCCGCACACAACCAGTGGAAGGCCGACACCCGGCTGAAGGAGGCCACGGGGAAGCTCATGAAGAGCTTTGGTCTGAAGCGTCTGCTGCTTCCTGATGGCAAGGATCAGTGGTACGGCTGCAGCAAAGAGACGCCGCGCTGCTTTGGCACTGTGCAGGACGACACACCGGACTACCTTTATTTAGACCGATGGACGCCTCCCTGCTGTTTGCGAGCACTCAGGGAAACAACCAAGTATGTCGTTAACATCCTGGAAAGTTCAGGCGTACGCTACTGGCTAGAGGGCGGCACCCTGCTGGGCGCCGTCCGCCACCAGGACATCATCCCGTGGGATTATGATGTGGACCTGGGCATTTACTTAGAAGATGTACTCAACTGTGATCAGCTGAAGAACTTGGACTCAGGTTCCCTGGTCGACGCCAACGGCTACGTATGGGAGCGGGCGGTGGAGGGAGACTTCTACAGAGTCCAGTACAGCGAGGCCAACCACCTGCACGTCGACCTGTGGCCGTTCTATCCGCGGAACGGCGTCATGACCAAAGACACGTGGACGGAGCACAAGCAAGACGTGGAGTTCCCAGAGCActtcctgcagccgctggtgcCCATGCCCTTTGCTGGCATCACCGCCTACGGGCCCAACAATCACAGAGCCTTCCTGGAGCTTAAATTTGGGGAAGGGGTGATTGAGAACCCCCAGTACCCGAACCCTGCTAAGAAGAGGCTGGACAGAAGCAGATTGTGA